CGGGCCGGAGACCCGGGTGTTCGCCCGCGACGTGCTGGCGACCGGGCTGGCCGAGCCGGTCGGGACCGGTGACGTGTCGGTGCGCCCCGGCGGCGGGCACACCCCCGACACGGTGTTCATCTCGCTGAGCGCCCGGGGCGGAACGATCGTGCTCAGGGCGCCGAAGCTGCTGGTCCAGGCGTTCCTGGAGGCGTCCTGGACGGTGGTGCCGGCCGGCCGCGAGTTCGAGCACCACGACCTGGACGCCGTGGTCGACCGGCTCCGCTCACCCGGCGCCCCGCCCGCGCCCTGACCCCGCGCGCACGCCGACACGGCGGCCGGCGAAGACGTCCGGGATCGACGCCTCCGACCAGGGTCTTCGGTTTCTCCTCGAAATCCGACCGGTCGGAACGGCCCGGCGGGGCCCGTTCGGGCGCATACTGGGAGACCCATGAGCAACAAGCCTCCAGCGGTCCGCCGCCATCTGCCCACCAGCCCCTTCAAAGCTCCGGTCGAGGCGCCGCGCAAGCATTTCGACGTCGGAGACCGGGTCACCCACGACTCCTTCGGCCTCGGCCGGGTGACCGGTGTCGAGGGCGAGTCCGCCGTGCTGGTCGACTTCGGCTCGCACCTCGAGCGCGTCACCCAGCCCTTCACCGGCATGTACAAGCTCTGACCCGACCCGGAAGCGGCCCCGCGCAACCTGCCCGGGGCCGCTCTCCGGCCGGTCAGCGGCCGCTCGCCGCCGCGTGGTGCGCGGTGGTGGATCCGGCGCGGCCGCCGGCGTCGAGGGCCTGCAGGATGCCCTCCACGCTCTGCTTGGCGTCGCCGAACAGCATCGAGCTGTTCTCCCGGAAGAACAGCGGGTTCTGCACGCCCGCGTAGCCGGAGGCCATCGAGCGCTTGAAGACGATGACCTGCTCGGCCTCCCACACCTTCAGCACCGGCATGCCGGCGATCGGGCTGGACGGGTCGTCGAGCGCGGCCGGGTTGACGGTGTCGTTGGCGCCGATCACCAGCACCACCGAGGTGTCGGCGAAGTCGTCGTTGATCTCGTCCATTTCGAGCACCACGTCGTAGGGGACCTTGGCCTCGGCCAGCAGCACGTTCATGTGCCCGGGCAGCCGGCCGGCCACCGGGTGGACGCCGAAGCGGACCTCGATGCCGCGGTCGCGCAGGCGCCGGGTGAGCTCCGCGACCGGGTGCTGCGCCTGGGCGACGGCCATGCCGTAGCCCGGGGTGATGATCACGGACTTGGCGGCGCCGAGCAGCTCGGCGGCCTCCTGGGCGCGGATCTCGCGGTGCTCGCCCTCCTCCTCGGCGCCGCCGGAGGGAGCCTCGATGCCGAAGCCGCCCGCGATGACGGAGACGAAGGAACGGTTCATCGCCTTGCACATGATGTAGGAGAGGTAGGCGCCGGAGGAGCCCACCAGCGCGCCGGTGACGATCAGCAGGTTGTTGTCGAGCAGGAAGCCCGCGGCGGCGGCCGCCCAGCCCGAGTAGCTGTTGAGCATGGAGACCACCACCGGCATGTCGCCGCCGCCGATCGAGGCGACCAGGTGCCAGCCGAGCAGCAGCGCCAGCACGGTGACGGCGATCATCAGGCCGAGGTTCGGGCTGACGGTGAACCAGACGGTGAGGGCGAGGAACGCGCCGAGCGCGCCCAGGTTGAGCGCGTTCTTGCCGGGCAGCACCAGCGGGCGGGAGTTGATCCGGGCGGAGAGCTTCAGGAACGCGACGATGGAGCCGGTGAAGGTGACCGCGCCGATGAAGATGCCGATGAACACCTCGGCGTGGTGGATGCTCAGCAGGTCGGCGCCGACGGCGGTCTGCGCCTCGCCGTGCCGCTCCACCTCCAGGTAGCTGTCCCAGCCGACCAGGACCGCGGCCAGTCCGACGAAGCTGTGCAGGACGGCGATCAGCTCGGGCATGCCGGTCATCTCGACCTGGCGGGCCCGCCACAGGCCGATGCCGGCGCCGAGCGCCATCGCGAGCAGGATCAGCGCGACCGCTCCGGCGCTGATGCTCTGCGCCGCCACCACCACGGTGGCGGTGAGGGCGAGGGCCATGCCGGCGATGCCGTAGGCGACGCCGGCCCGGGAGGTGCGGTGCTGGGAGAGCCCGGCCAGGCTGAGGATGAACAGCAGAGCGGCGACCAGGTCCGCGGCGTGCGCGGCGGTGAGGGAAGTCATCGGGGCTCAGCCTTTCGAGAACATGCTCAGCATGCGGCGGGTGACGGCGAAACCGCCGAAGATGTTCACGCTGGTCAGCAGGATCGCCACGAAGGACAGCACGGTGACCAGGACGCTCTCGTGGCCGATCTGCAGCAGCGCGCCGATCACCACGATGCCGGAGATCGCGTTGGTCACCGACATCAGCGGCGTGTGCAGCGCGTGGTGGACCTTGCCGATCACGTAGTAGCCGATCACCACGGCGAGGGTGAACACCGTGAAGTTCTCGGCCAGTTGGGTCGGGGCGAAGCCGACCACCAGGAACAGCGCCAGCATCCCGAGGCCGATCAGGCCGAACCGGACGGCGGGGGTGACCCGGCTCGGCCTCGGCTCGGCGACCGCGGGCGCGGCGGCGGGAGCGGCGGCGGGCGCCGCCGAGACCGCGACCGGCGGTGGCGGCCAGGTGGTCTCGCCGTCCCGCACCACCGTCACGGCGCGCTGCACGACGTCCTCGAAGTCGAGGACCAGCCGGCCGTCCTTGCCCGGGGTGAGCAGCTTCAGCAGGTTGACCAGGTTGGTGCCGAACAGCTGCGAGGCCTGCGCGGGCAGCCGGGACGCCAGGTCGGTGTAGCCGATGATGGTGACCCCGTTGTCGGTGACCACCGTCCGGCCGGCCACCGTGCCGGCCACGTTGCCGCCCTGGGCGGCCGCCATGTCGACGATCACGCTGCCCGGCTTCATCGCCGCCACGTCCTCGGCGGTGAGCAGCTTCGGCGCCGGGCGCCCGGGGATCAGCGCGGTGGTGACGACGATGTCCACGTCCGCGGCCTGGGCGTGGTACAGCTCCGCGGCGGCCCGGTCGTAGTCGGCCGAGGTGGCCTTGGCATAGCCGTCGGTGCTGGCCTCCTGGGCCACCTCCACCGGCAGGTACTCGCCGCCCAACGACCTTACCTGGTCCGCCACTTCGGGGCGCGGGTCGGTGGCCCGGACGATCGCGCCGAGGCTGGAGGCGGCGCCGATCGCGGCGAGGCCGGCCACGCCCGCGCCCGCCACCAGCACCTTCGCCGGCGGGACCTTGCCGGCCGCGGTGACCTGGCCGGTGAAGAACCGGCCGAACACGTGGGCGGCCTCGATGACGGCCCGGTACCCGGCGATGTTGGCCATCGAGCTCAGCACGTCCATCGACTGGGCGCGGGAGATCCGGGGCACCGCGTCCAGCGACAGCGCCGTCACCGGACGCGCCGACAGGGCGGCCAGCAGCTCCGGGCGCTGAGCGGGCGTCAGCAGGCCGACCAGGGTGGCGCCGTCGCGCAGCCGGGCCACCTCGGCGTCCGACGGCGCGTTCACCTTCAGCACCACGTCGGCCGCCCAGGCGTCGCCGACGCCCGCGCCGGCCTCGGCGTACGCCCGGTCGTCGAAGCCGGACGCCGACCCCGCGCCGGACTCGACGACCACCTCGTACCCCAGCGCGAGCAGGCCGCGCACGGTGGAGGGTGTCGCCGCCACCCGGGTCTCCCCGGGGGCGGACTCGGCGACCACGCCGACCCGTTGGGGCGGGCGCGGCGAGGAGTCGTGTTCAGACATCGCTCGTTCTCTCTCGTCGAAGGAGGTGGTGCCGGGCGCAATCCGCGATCGAGGAGTTGTTCTCCCCTTGGTCGCAGGAACCTAGACTCCCGAGCCCTCCCCACAGAACGGCTCAAGCCGTGAAATGTGTCACCACAACTCCGCCGGATCGGGCTACCCGGCTCCGGGCCCGGGCCGGCACGGCCCTTCGGCGAAACACTTCGTGCACCGGCGTGTTCAATGTCATCCGCGCTTCGCGTACCCCTGCGGGGGGTACCGGGGCCGGTCCGCAGAGGGCTGGACGGGGTGGGGCGGCGTCCGAAGACCGTGATCGGTTCCGGGTGGCTGCGCACCACCGTGGTCGGCGGTCGGGTCCCGTTCGACGCCGGGCCCGGCGGTGTGGCGGGACCAGGCCGGACTGGTAGGCGATGGCGACGAGTTGGGCCCGGTCGCGGGCGTCGAGCTTGGCCATCGCGCGGTGGATGTGGGTGCGGATGGTGAACGGGCTGACGAACATCCGCTCGGCGATCTCCTCGTTGGCCACGCCGGTGGCGGCCATCGCCATCACCTCGCGCTCGCGGGCAGTGAGCACCGCGAGCCGCTCGGCCGGCGGACCCGTGGCGGCGGGGCCGGGCTGGGCGAGGAACTGCTCGATCACGGCGCGGGTCGCGGCGGGCGAGAGCAGCGCCTCCCCGGCGGCCACGGTGCGGACGGCGGAGAGCAGTTCGGCGGGGGCCGCGCCCTTGCCGCGGGCGCCTTCGCCGCGAGCATCCCGGTCACGGCCAGCACGGCGACCCAGAGCAGGGTCACCCACTTGCGCCGGTCGAAGGCCCATCGGCCCAGGCGGTACAGGAACGTGGCCACGGGAGTGCGGCCTCCTTCGGGTCGGTGCGGGGTCCGGGAACGCCGGGCGAGCGGCCCCGTCGCCGTTCCCGGCGCGGTCCGCCCGCAGCATGTCCCATCCTTCGTCGCCGACCCCGGCCGCGTCGTCGTCGCTGCGCAGGCCGTTCTCGTACTGCGTACGCATGAGCCGAGCCGGGCCGGCCCGTCCCCGGGGAGGAGACGGGCCGGCGTGGCGTCAGCCCCGGGGGAGGACCAGGGACTGGATCTCGGGGAGGTGCCGCCAGTCGGCGGAGACCAGGGTGGCGTGGGCCGCGGCGAGCTGGACGGCGCGGGCGCGGGCCTGGTCGGCGGTGGGGTCGGTGGCGCTGATCGCCGGGGCGACGTTCTGCGCGTCGGTCATGGTCAGCAGGTAGTGGCGGGCGTCGTACCAGGAGGTGTCGATGCCGTTCTGGTACGCGGCGGCGTCGCCGTCGAAGACCACGAACCACGGGCGGATGCCGGTCTCGGAGTAGCCGTTGCGCGGGTCGCCGGCGGCCGCGCCGTGCACGGCGGG
The DNA window shown above is from Streptomyces sp. TLI_171 and carries:
- a CDS encoding SsgA family sporulation/cell division regulator encodes the protein MTGQEPPRRPRREAGTPDCEVLLTLWAVPCTGGGVQVPARLRYYRTDPCAVYLDHPTGQDGPETRVFARDVLATGLAEPVGTGDVSVRPGGGHTPDTVFISLSARGGTIVLRAPKLLVQAFLEASWTVVPAGREFEHHDLDAVVDRLRSPGAPPAP
- the pntB gene encoding Re/Si-specific NAD(P)(+) transhydrogenase subunit beta, producing the protein MTSLTAAHAADLVAALLFILSLAGLSQHRTSRAGVAYGIAGMALALTATVVVAAQSISAGAVALILLAMALGAGIGLWRARQVEMTGMPELIAVLHSFVGLAAVLVGWDSYLEVERHGEAQTAVGADLLSIHHAEVFIGIFIGAVTFTGSIVAFLKLSARINSRPLVLPGKNALNLGALGAFLALTVWFTVSPNLGLMIAVTVLALLLGWHLVASIGGGDMPVVVSMLNSYSGWAAAAAGFLLDNNLLIVTGALVGSSGAYLSYIMCKAMNRSFVSVIAGGFGIEAPSGGAEEEGEHREIRAQEAAELLGAAKSVIITPGYGMAVAQAQHPVAELTRRLRDRGIEVRFGVHPVAGRLPGHMNVLLAEAKVPYDVVLEMDEINDDFADTSVVLVIGANDTVNPAALDDPSSPIAGMPVLKVWEAEQVIVFKRSMASGYAGVQNPLFFRENSSMLFGDAKQSVEGILQALDAGGRAGSTTAHHAAASGR
- a CDS encoding Re/Si-specific NAD(P)(+) transhydrogenase subunit alpha, with the protein product MSEHDSSPRPPQRVGVVAESAPGETRVAATPSTVRGLLALGYEVVVESGAGSASGFDDRAYAEAGAGVGDAWAADVVLKVNAPSDAEVARLRDGATLVGLLTPAQRPELLAALSARPVTALSLDAVPRISRAQSMDVLSSMANIAGYRAVIEAAHVFGRFFTGQVTAAGKVPPAKVLVAGAGVAGLAAIGAASSLGAIVRATDPRPEVADQVRSLGGEYLPVEVAQEASTDGYAKATSADYDRAAAELYHAQAADVDIVVTTALIPGRPAPKLLTAEDVAAMKPGSVIVDMAAAQGGNVAGTVAGRTVVTDNGVTIIGYTDLASRLPAQASQLFGTNLVNLLKLLTPGKDGRLVLDFEDVVQRAVTVVRDGETTWPPPPVAVSAAPAAAPAAAPAVAEPRPSRVTPAVRFGLIGLGMLALFLVVGFAPTQLAENFTVFTLAVVIGYYVIGKVHHALHTPLMSVTNAISGIVVIGALLQIGHESVLVTVLSFVAILLTSVNIFGGFAVTRRMLSMFSKG